One region of Chlorobiota bacterium genomic DNA includes:
- a CDS encoding molybdenum cofactor biosynthesis protein MoaE, translating to MLRCHVTPQPIDAQAVIAGMEEPAAGAVAAFVGLVRCSSGSGREGSVERLEYEAYVPMAERVIQEILLEAESKFGILHGVVEHRIGVLSVGDVAVAVAVATPHRAAAFDACRYVIEELKQRAPIWKREVFQDGAEWVNAHP from the coding sequence ATGTTGCGATGCCATGTTACCCCGCAGCCAATTGATGCCCAGGCGGTGATTGCCGGAATGGAAGAACCCGCCGCCGGGGCCGTTGCAGCCTTTGTTGGGCTGGTTCGTTGCTCCAGCGGATCGGGGAGGGAGGGGAGCGTGGAGCGGTTGGAGTACGAGGCCTACGTCCCAATGGCCGAGCGGGTGATCCAGGAAATCCTTCTGGAGGCTGAATCCAAGTTTGGCATTCTTCATGGAGTTGTGGAGCACCGGATTGGGGTGCTTTCTGTGGGGGATGTTGCGGTTGCCGTTGCTGTGGCAACCCCGCATCGCGCCGCCGCGTTCGATGCCTGCCGCTACGTGATCGAGGAACTAAAACAACGCGCCCCAATCTGGAAACGTGAGGTTTTTCAGGATGGTGCCGAATGGGTAAACGCCCACCCCTGA
- a CDS encoding MoaD/ThiS family protein, protein MATILYFGWARECAGTDTDELWFDEPLSQQDFWAELLRLRPGLLPCQQASRIAVNQRYLAKSEAIEPHSEIAIIPPVAGG, encoded by the coding sequence ATGGCAACAATCCTCTACTTTGGCTGGGCACGTGAGTGCGCCGGCACCGACACCGATGAACTTTGGTTCGATGAACCATTATCTCAGCAAGATTTCTGGGCCGAACTTCTCCGTTTGCGCCCCGGGTTGTTGCCGTGCCAGCAAGCATCGCGCATTGCCGTGAACCAACGCTACCTTGCCAAATCCGAAGCGATTGAACCTCACTCCGAAATCGCCATTATTCCCCCCGTGGCCGGAGGCTGA
- a CDS encoding IS630 family transposase, translating to MKSGSRYEVRSNTGRERVNINAALNAHDVGDVEVVESERVDSESTIELYAALERKHPSGRIRVICDNARYYRSRRLREWLSSSRIEQVFLPSYSPNLNLIERLWKYMRKKVIDRRYYETKDEFRGAIRRFFNDIEEYRPELERLLTLNFHVL from the coding sequence ATCAAGTCGGGGAGTCGGTATGAAGTGCGATCGAACACGGGTCGGGAACGTGTGAACATCAACGCGGCATTGAACGCGCATGATGTGGGAGATGTGGAGGTGGTGGAAAGCGAGCGGGTGGATAGTGAATCAACGATTGAGTTGTATGCAGCCTTAGAGCGGAAGCATCCGAGTGGAAGGATCAGAGTGATTTGCGACAACGCGAGATACTATCGGAGTCGTCGTTTGCGGGAGTGGTTATCATCATCGCGAATAGAGCAGGTATTTTTGCCGAGTTACTCACCGAATTTGAATTTAATTGAGCGATTATGGAAATATATGAGGAAGAAGGTAATAGACAGGAGGTATTATGAAACGAAGGATGAATTTCGTGGAGCTATCCGAAGATTTTTCAACGATATTGAGGAGTACCGCCCAGAGTTAGAGAGACTTCTAACCCTGAATTTCCACGTGCTCTGA
- a CDS encoding winged helix-turn-helix domain-containing protein, translating to MGVDNSTIYRYAEGYRASKSFEDYIEDKYVCYGGKLSGEQASAVSKELEGHLHHTSKEVVELVCERYGVRYTESGMVALLKRLGFVYKKTSLVYRRGIERSRRNFLNVWRDCLLIGVKARKVG from the coding sequence TTGGGTGTTGATAATTCGACGATATATCGGTATGCCGAAGGGTATCGAGCATCAAAGAGCTTTGAGGATTACATAGAAGACAAGTATGTGTGCTATGGTGGGAAGCTGAGCGGTGAACAGGCATCAGCTGTATCGAAGGAACTGGAGGGACATCTGCATCATACATCGAAGGAGGTAGTGGAGTTGGTGTGCGAGCGTTATGGTGTGCGATATACGGAGAGCGGGATGGTAGCATTGCTGAAGCGTCTGGGCTTTGTGTACAAGAAGACGAGTCTAGTGTATCGAAGGGGAATCGAGCGGAGCAGGAGGAATTTCTTGAACGTCTGGCGGGATTGCTTGCTGATAGGGGTGAAGGCGAGGAAGGTGGGGTAG
- a CDS encoding NAD(P)-dependent oxidoreductase produces the protein MLTEPELDLAMTQPTEALVREISSVRSPLLVLGGSGKMGPSLAAMAKRAAELAGVDLRVIAVARFSDQAARGWLRNHGVETVACDLLDPTQVATLPNAGDIIYMAGRKFGTTDNPALTWAMNVLPPEYVCRRFPDARVVALSTGCVYPLVPVGQGGSREGDELTPIGEYSNACVARERVFEYLSATVGTRVCLIRLNYALDLRYGVLVDIATKVLNGVPIDLSIGYLNAIWQRDANAMILRALSLAQSPAVPLNLTGPETLSVRQLAERFGELLGRAPVFAGSESPVALLNDSSNAHQLLGPPETPIEQVIEWTARWLQHNGRTLGKPTHYEVADGRYTRNKVVCEKGMMGLR, from the coding sequence ATGCTCACCGAACCCGAACTTGACCTTGCGATGACCCAACCAACCGAGGCGTTGGTTCGGGAGATTTCTTCCGTTCGCTCGCCGTTGTTGGTGCTGGGGGGAAGCGGGAAGATGGGGCCATCGTTGGCCGCCATGGCGAAGCGTGCGGCGGAGTTGGCAGGGGTGGACCTTCGGGTGATTGCTGTGGCGCGGTTTTCCGACCAAGCTGCGCGGGGCTGGCTGCGGAACCATGGCGTGGAAACTGTTGCGTGCGACCTGCTGGACCCCACGCAAGTTGCCACGCTCCCCAACGCTGGCGACATCATCTACATGGCGGGCCGCAAGTTCGGAACCACCGATAACCCCGCGTTGACGTGGGCCATGAACGTCCTTCCGCCGGAGTACGTCTGCCGCCGGTTCCCCGATGCCCGGGTGGTTGCGCTCTCCACCGGGTGTGTGTATCCGCTGGTTCCGGTTGGGCAGGGGGGATCGCGTGAGGGGGATGAGCTAACGCCGATTGGCGAGTACAGCAATGCCTGCGTGGCACGCGAGCGGGTGTTTGAGTATCTGTCGGCCACGGTCGGGACCCGCGTCTGCTTGATTCGCCTGAACTACGCGCTGGACCTTCGCTACGGTGTGCTGGTGGACATTGCCACAAAGGTCCTTAACGGAGTCCCCATTGATCTCTCCATCGGCTACCTGAACGCGATCTGGCAGCGCGACGCGAACGCAATGATCCTTCGAGCATTGTCCCTTGCCCAGTCGCCCGCAGTCCCGCTGAACTTGACCGGCCCGGAGACCCTTTCGGTTCGGCAGCTTGCCGAGCGATTCGGGGAATTGCTTGGGCGCGCACCGGTTTTTGCGGGAAGCGAATCTCCAGTTGCCTTGTTGAACGATTCCAGCAACGCCCACCAGCTGCTTGGTCCCCCCGAAACCCCGATTGAGCAGGTGATAGAATGGACCGCACGCTGGCTTCAGCACAACGGACGAACGTTGGGGAAGCCAACCCATTACGAAGTGGCCGATGGAAGGTATACTCGAAATAAAGTAGTTTGCGAAAAAGGGATGATGGGGTTACGTTAG
- a CDS encoding carbohydrate ABC transporter permease: MASRLLSPLLYLLLIGIGVVMIGPFLWMIVTSLSSPADLYHYPPQLPESWHPENYSEVFSRFPFGTFSFNSLKIALLASLGTVASASLAGYAFARMNFRGKNLLYWIILATMMVPFQVTMIPVFFVIKTLGLINTHAALILPAWFGFGMGAFGVFLLRQFFATVPREIEEAAIIDGAGRFRIFWQVMLPLARPALATLAVLAFMANWNDLLGPVIYLSSTEKMTLTVGLAALQGGELTARIDLVMAGVVVSIIPILLLFVAAQKFFVKGIGAGGVKG; this comes from the coding sequence ATGGCCAGCCGCCTTCTTTCCCCGCTTCTCTATCTGCTGCTGATTGGCATTGGAGTGGTGATGATTGGCCCGTTCCTTTGGATGATCGTCACCTCGCTCTCCTCGCCAGCGGACCTGTATCATTACCCGCCGCAGCTTCCGGAATCGTGGCATCCTGAGAATTATTCGGAGGTCTTCAGCCGGTTTCCGTTCGGGACGTTTTCCTTCAACAGCCTGAAGATTGCCTTGCTGGCATCGTTGGGGACGGTGGCCAGTGCGTCGCTGGCCGGGTACGCTTTTGCGCGGATGAATTTCCGTGGGAAAAATCTTCTTTATTGGATTATCCTTGCAACCATGATGGTCCCGTTCCAGGTGACGATGATCCCCGTTTTTTTCGTCATCAAAACGCTGGGGTTGATTAACACCCACGCCGCGCTGATCCTTCCGGCGTGGTTCGGGTTTGGGATGGGGGCGTTTGGCGTGTTCCTGCTTCGCCAGTTTTTTGCGACCGTTCCCAGGGAGATTGAGGAGGCGGCGATTATTGATGGAGCCGGGCGTTTCCGCATCTTCTGGCAAGTGATGCTCCCCCTTGCGCGTCCGGCATTGGCAACCCTTGCGGTGCTTGCGTTCATGGCCAACTGGAACGACCTTCTGGGGCCGGTGATCTACCTTTCCAGCACCGAAAAAATGACCCTGACGGTTGGCCTTGCCGCGCTGCAAGGGGGCGAGCTTACCGCACGGATTGACCTTGTGATGGCCGGTGTCGTGGTCAGCATCATCCCGATCCTGCTGCTGTTCGTGGCCGCGCAAAAATTCTTCGTGAAAGGGATTGGAGCAGGGGGGGTGAAGGGGTGA
- a CDS encoding sugar ABC transporter permease produces the protein MDIPPYQRSGFRRAEPYLYLFPVLVGVVLVTGGAIVASFLLGFTDWDLVRPPVWVGLANFRAMIGSEQFYQVLGNTFYFVAITAPLMVACSLGLALLVNRKLRGATFFRTIYFFPVVTSMIAVAVVWGWLYNPEFGLINYVLKEWFGVQGPGWLLSTSWALPAIALMTVWKGVGYNMLIFLAGLQSIPDHLHESALIDGAGGMRRLFSITLPMLSPTTFFVVVITLIGSFQLFEQTYTLTQGGPANSTLTLSYYIYQNAFQYFRMGYATAMAYVLFAVTLVVTIIQFRMQRRWVYYG, from the coding sequence ATGGATATACCCCCATATCAACGTTCCGGCTTCCGCCGTGCCGAGCCGTACCTGTATCTGTTTCCCGTGCTGGTTGGCGTGGTGCTGGTTACTGGCGGGGCGATTGTGGCTTCATTCCTGTTGGGCTTCACCGATTGGGATTTGGTGCGCCCGCCGGTCTGGGTTGGGCTGGCCAATTTCCGTGCGATGATTGGTTCGGAGCAGTTCTATCAGGTGCTGGGGAACACCTTCTACTTTGTGGCGATTACCGCGCCGCTGATGGTTGCTTGCTCGCTTGGCTTGGCGCTTCTGGTCAACCGGAAGCTGCGGGGCGCCACCTTCTTCCGCACCATCTATTTTTTCCCGGTCGTCACCTCGATGATTGCCGTTGCGGTGGTGTGGGGGTGGCTGTATAATCCTGAATTTGGGCTTATCAATTACGTGCTGAAGGAGTGGTTCGGGGTCCAGGGGCCGGGCTGGCTGCTAAGCACCTCGTGGGCGTTGCCGGCAATCGCGCTGATGACCGTCTGGAAAGGGGTGGGCTACAATATGCTGATCTTCCTTGCCGGGCTGCAGTCCATCCCGGACCATCTGCACGAGTCGGCACTGATTGATGGCGCGGGGGGGATGCGGCGGCTGTTCAGCATCACCCTGCCGATGCTTTCGCCAACAACCTTTTTTGTGGTGGTGATAACGCTGATCGGCTCGTTCCAACTATTCGAGCAAACCTACACGCTGACGCAAGGTGGGCCGGCCAACAGCACCCTGACGCTCAGTTATTACATCTACCAAAACGCTTTCCAATATTTCCGCATGGGCTACGCAACGGCGATGGCCTACGTGCTGTTTGCCGTCACGTTGGTTGTCACCATCATCCAATTCCGAATGCAGCGGCGGTGGGTCTATTATGGATAA
- a CDS encoding sugar ABC transporter substrate-binding protein, whose product MNFSKLLLLLLLSLLAGACGGDSGQSDGGGTTIRVAHFWGDQQELWKEVIAEFEKANPTIKVEQQVVSFTVHKDKVLAAAAADVDAGDLILLEDWFAQELLDREYLTDLQPFVDRDLKPQDLFPISLESFRRGKSLRAFPVAMGSYPLYYNKNLFDAANIRYPDSTWTYDTLLSAAQKLTVDKDGDGKPDQWGFLLDNSGGFDGLLYSLGGAVLTDDLQQSAFNQPRTLKALQFWVDLVQKYKVSPSYASIRGGASSGGSLRPFETGRFAMAMLGSMLTTYKNNQFQWDIALPPSGPAGRKALRFAAAFGIPKNCKHVDAAWTFLRWIVKDMPAKYSDRLFYGLVPNSRRLALSPEYLNGQPTVNRRVVIDMIENYSISTWRARWLEFRDNGFMPELDLMVNGEKSVPQAAADADRKINEVLRR is encoded by the coding sequence ATGAATTTCAGCAAACTTCTTCTTCTCCTTCTTCTTTCACTTCTTGCGGGTGCGTGTGGGGGGGATTCGGGGCAATCGGATGGTGGGGGTACGACGATCCGCGTTGCCCATTTCTGGGGGGATCAACAGGAATTGTGGAAGGAGGTGATTGCCGAATTTGAGAAGGCAAACCCGACAATCAAGGTGGAGCAGCAGGTGGTGAGCTTCACCGTCCACAAGGATAAGGTGCTGGCCGCCGCCGCTGCCGATGTTGACGCTGGCGACCTGATCTTGCTGGAAGATTGGTTCGCCCAAGAGCTTCTGGACCGCGAGTACCTTACCGATCTTCAACCCTTTGTGGACCGCGATTTGAAGCCACAGGATCTGTTCCCGATTTCGCTGGAATCGTTCCGGCGGGGGAAGTCGCTTCGGGCGTTTCCGGTGGCGATGGGGAGCTACCCGCTTTATTACAACAAGAACCTGTTCGATGCCGCCAACATCCGCTACCCAGATTCCACCTGGACTTACGACACGCTCCTCTCTGCCGCACAAAAGCTGACGGTGGATAAGGATGGCGACGGCAAGCCCGACCAATGGGGATTCCTGCTGGACAACAGCGGCGGATTCGACGGCCTGCTGTACTCACTTGGCGGCGCGGTCCTGACCGATGACCTTCAGCAAAGCGCGTTCAACCAGCCGCGCACCCTCAAGGCGTTGCAGTTCTGGGTTGATCTGGTGCAGAAGTACAAGGTCAGCCCGTCGTATGCTTCCATCCGTGGCGGGGCAAGCTCGGGAGGATCCTTGCGTCCGTTCGAGACCGGGCGGTTCGCCATGGCGATGCTTGGCTCGATGCTGACCACGTACAAGAATAACCAGTTCCAATGGGACATCGCTCTTCCGCCAAGCGGTCCTGCCGGAAGGAAGGCGTTGCGGTTTGCGGCGGCGTTCGGAATCCCCAAAAACTGCAAGCATGTGGATGCCGCATGGACCTTCCTGCGGTGGATTGTCAAGGATATGCCGGCAAAATATTCGGACCGCCTGTTCTACGGCCTTGTTCCGAACAGCCGCCGGTTGGCACTATCGCCCGAATATCTGAACGGCCAGCCAACGGTGAACCGCCGCGTGGTGATTGATATGATCGAGAACTACAGCATCAGCACGTGGCGCGCGCGGTGGTTGGAGTTCCGCGACAACGGCTTCATGCCGGAGCTTGACCTGATGGTCAACGGCGAGAAATCGGTCCCGCAAGCCGCCGCCGATGCCGACCGTAAAATCAACGAAGTGCTGCGCCGCTAA
- a CDS encoding site-specific DNA-methyltransferase, with protein MSAPRQRADRNRTIVLEEAEIPLLESRLCRIEKSVKVDQILQKTIHANLFEILDFLPKGFVDLLIVDPPYNLNKKFNANSFKVMDDEDYTEWMDSWFAKLMPTLKPTASVYVCGDWKCSAAMYSVLSKYLKIRNRITWEREKGRGALSNWKNASEDIWFATVSNDYYFNTESVKLKRKVIAPYRDTNGKPKDWDEEENGNFRLTFPSNLWTDITIPFWSMPENTDHPTQKPEKLFAKIVLASSQEGDVVFDPFLGSGTTSVVAAKLNRKYVGIEIDKTFACLAEKRLKMTKQNKSIQGYFDGVFWERNSFNEQGKEKKIEMKVKNGQSQLF; from the coding sequence ATGAGTGCACCAAGACAACGAGCCGACAGAAATCGCACAATCGTGCTTGAGGAAGCAGAAATCCCCTTGCTCGAATCCCGACTCTGCCGCATTGAAAAATCTGTTAAGGTAGATCAGATACTTCAAAAAACAATTCACGCCAACCTGTTTGAAATTCTTGATTTTCTACCAAAGGGTTTTGTTGATTTGTTGATCGTTGACCCTCCGTACAATCTCAACAAAAAATTCAACGCCAATTCATTCAAAGTGATGGACGATGAGGATTATACCGAATGGATGGATTCCTGGTTCGCAAAACTTATGCCCACACTGAAGCCAACAGCAAGTGTGTACGTTTGCGGTGATTGGAAATGCTCGGCGGCAATGTATAGCGTTTTATCCAAGTACTTGAAAATCCGAAACCGCATCACGTGGGAACGTGAAAAAGGGCGAGGCGCGCTTTCAAACTGGAAAAATGCGTCAGAGGACATCTGGTTTGCAACAGTATCCAATGACTATTATTTCAACACTGAATCCGTAAAACTTAAAAGGAAGGTTATTGCGCCTTATCGTGACACCAACGGCAAGCCAAAAGATTGGGATGAAGAAGAGAACGGGAATTTTCGCCTCACATTCCCCTCGAATCTCTGGACCGATATCACCATTCCTTTCTGGTCAATGCCAGAAAATACCGACCATCCAACACAGAAGCCTGAAAAACTTTTTGCAAAAATCGTGTTGGCAAGTTCGCAAGAAGGTGATGTGGTTTTCGATCCATTTCTCGGTTCTGGCACAACATCGGTGGTTGCTGCAAAGCTGAACAGAAAATATGTTGGTATTGAAATTGATAAAACCTTTGCCTGTTTGGCCGAGAAACGCCTGAAAATGACAAAGCAAAATAAAAGTATCCAAGGTTACTTCGACGGCGTATTCTGGGAACGAAATAGTTTCAATGAACAAGGCAAGGAAAAGAAAATAGAGATGAAAGTAAAAAATGGACAAAGTCAATTATTCTGA
- a CDS encoding carbon-nitrogen hydrolase family protein has translation MRPVRIGTVSFLLEDSPHTIQFNLQRAESYIRQGAKRGCDILCLPEMFRTLNVSGRESEPEPMDGETAQLLSRLAGELRVNIIGTWYVSDGGKTYNQATIFDRSGAVAGRYRKVQPTGGEMLAGITAGSQFPVVELDVGKVAVMICMDIYFPEIPRIYAHKGAEILFWPTVSLGPTQEGLLAQMASRAIDNALWIVESNLANHPPYAPYSGRIRPGTARIMDFNGDVIAWTGRRGGLAIADVDLDEERSTSWTVLLREPDCFREDLQSITRLGLFAKEYVAIAERQSKQSQYFGQVDE, from the coding sequence ATGCGTCCTGTCCGAATCGGAACGGTCTCGTTCCTTCTTGAGGATTCGCCTCATACCATCCAGTTCAATCTGCAACGCGCCGAATCGTACATCCGGCAGGGGGCCAAGCGGGGGTGTGATATCCTTTGCTTGCCAGAGATGTTCCGCACGTTGAACGTGAGCGGTCGGGAATCCGAGCCGGAGCCGATGGATGGCGAAACGGCCCAGCTGTTATCGCGGCTGGCCGGGGAGTTGCGGGTGAACATCATCGGGACGTGGTATGTGAGCGATGGAGGAAAAACCTACAACCAAGCAACGATTTTCGACCGCAGCGGCGCGGTTGCGGGGCGATACCGGAAGGTCCAGCCCACCGGAGGGGAGATGCTTGCCGGCATCACTGCCGGAAGTCAGTTCCCGGTGGTTGAGCTTGATGTTGGCAAGGTGGCGGTGATGATCTGCATGGACATCTACTTTCCGGAAATCCCCCGAATCTACGCCCACAAAGGGGCGGAAATTCTTTTTTGGCCAACGGTCAGTTTGGGGCCAACGCAGGAAGGGTTGCTGGCCCAGATGGCCTCGCGTGCGATTGACAACGCTTTGTGGATTGTGGAATCCAACCTTGCCAACCACCCGCCTTACGCCCCGTACTCCGGTCGAATCCGCCCTGGCACGGCGCGCATCATGGATTTCAACGGCGACGTGATTGCCTGGACCGGGCGGCGCGGCGGCCTTGCCATTGCCGACGTTGACCTTGACGAGGAACGCAGCACCTCGTGGACCGTGCTGCTTCGCGAGCCGGATTGTTTCCGCGAGGATCTTCAATCCATCACGCGGCTTGGGCTGTTCGCCAAAGAATATGTCGCCATTGCCGAACGGCAAAGCAAGCAGTCGCAGTATTTTGGGCAAGTGGATGAGTGA